The stretch of DNA GATCTGGATTCATCCGTATTTGAGCGCTATGGCAAGCAGGAGGGTTCGTTGCTGGGCTACAATCCCAAGAAGCACCGCCGGCCAAGCCACCACCCGCTGCTGGCGACTTTGGACGAAAACCAGGTTGTTATTCACGCTTGGCTTCGGAGCGGAAATACGGCGAGCGTAACAGGGGCCGTGGAATTCATGCGCGAGGCCATTTCGGCCATGCCCGCAGGGACGTCGGTCAGGGTTGTCCGAGGTGATTCCGGTTTTGACAGCGAGAAAGTATTCGTTTATCTTGAAGGCGAGAAGCTGCGTTACGCTGTGTCAGCCAGATTTACCAGGGGCGTGAAAAGCCTGGTCCGTGCCATAAGTGACTGGCGGGATTTGGACGAGAACGTTTCCGTTAGCGAGATAATATTCCAGGCAAAGAGCTGGAGCAGAGGGAGGAGGCTGGTTGTCATCCGGCAGCGAGACCGTGCCAACGATTTTGTGCGCGGCAAGGAACTATTTGATGATAAAGCCTATCTATTCCAGGGGATATTTACAGATATGTCCGGTTCGCCTGAGGAGGTGTGGCGTTTCTATCGGAAACGGGCCGTCCTTGAAACCCGCATAAGGGAATTGAAATGGGATTACGGGTTAGACGGGTTCTGCATGAAGAAGTTTTATGCGACCGAAGCGGCATTCCGTGTGGTGTGTTTTGCCTACAATCTTATGCAGGGATTTCAGCGGGCGATCGGGATACGGACGAAAAGGACACTGGGTGTTATCCGGACGCTGGTATTGGCCTGTGGGGCAGAGCTTGGCAGGGATGGTCGCAAGATGGTGCTTAGGCTGTCAGCCGCAGGCCGTCGCAAGGAGCGGTTCCGGGAGTATTGGGAGAGGATTTCCCATTGGAAAAATCTCAACGGCGTTGCAGTTGAATCCGG from Bacillota bacterium encodes:
- a CDS encoding IS1380 family transposase; this encodes MHTKNTTLQTQKPIIISFTDKPITAWGGMSLLAGYGVRIGLAEHLDQCLAFSLTSPNATAPVDVILAFMAGVLTGARRFAHIEALRYDEVLRQLLGMRRFPSDSTITRFFQRFGQKEIQEMFEPLRAWQIKELTPPGDYTLDLDSSVFERYGKQEGSLLGYNPKKHRRPSHHPLLATLDENQVVIHAWLRSGNTASVTGAVEFMREAISAMPAGTSVRVVRGDSGFDSEKVFVYLEGEKLRYAVSARFTRGVKSLVRAISDWRDLDENVSVSEIIFQAKSWSRGRRLVVIRQRDRANDFVRGKELFDDKAYLFQGIFTDMSGSPEEVWRFYRKRAVLETRIRELKWDYGLDGFCMKKFYATEAAFRVVCFAYNLMQGFQRAIGIRTKRTLGVIRTLVLACGAELGRDGRKMVLRLSAAGRRKERFREYWERISHWKNLNGVAVESG